A part of Amyelois transitella isolate CPQ chromosome 12, ilAmyTran1.1, whole genome shotgun sequence genomic DNA contains:
- the LOC106142398 gene encoding E3 ubiquitin-protein ligase CHIP, whose amino-acid sequence MSKHMYSTANLTDKELKEQGNRLFSLRRFEDAMNCYTKAIIKNPSVATYFTNRALCHLKMKHWEATCQDCRRALDIDNNQVKGHFFLGQALVELECYDEAIKHLHRASDLAREQKLNFGDDIAAQLRIARKKRWNVQEEKRISQEIELQTYLNRLISEDMQRRIEAIKLDNTNEDDTNMKITKVEEECNNYTSELNNLFSKMDERRRKRDVPDYLCGKISFEILNEPVITPSGITYEKKDIEEHLERVGHFDPVTRVKLTADQLIPNFTMKEVVDAFLQENEWALDY is encoded by the exons ATGAGCAAGCACATGTATTCCACTGCTAACTTGACTGACAAAGAACTGAAAGAACAAGGAAACAGATTATTCAGTCTGAGGaggtttgaggatgctatgaACTGCTATACTAAAGctata ataaaaaatccATCAGTTGCAACCTACTTCACGAACCGTGCACTATGCCACCTGAAGATGAAGCATTGGGAGGCCACATGCCAGGATTGCAGGCGTGCACTTGACATTGACAATAATCAAGTGAAAGGACACTTCTTCCTTGGACAAGCTTTAGTGGAACTGGAGTGCTATGATGAAGCCATCAAACATTTGCATCGAG ctAGTGACTTAGCACGTGAACAAAAACTAAACTTTGGGGATGACATAGCGGCCCAGCTTCGCATTGCAAGGAAAAAACGATGGAACGTCCAGGAGGAAAAGAGGATATCGCAAGAGATTGAACTGCAGacttatttaaatag GTTAATTAGTGAAGATATGCAACGTAGAATAGAAGCAATTAAATTAGACAATACTAATGAGGATGatacaaatatgaaaattacaaaggttgaGGAGGAATGC AACAACTACACTAGCGagcttaataatttattttccaaaatgGACGAAAGGAGAAGG AAACGCGATGTGCCAGACTACTTGTGCGGTAAAATAAGCTTTGAGATACTGAACGAGCCTGTGATCACACCCAGCGGCATCACATACGAGAAGAAAGATATTGAGGAACATCTTGAG cGAGTCGGCCATTTTGACCCCGTGACCCGTGTGAAGTTGACCGCAGACCAGCTTATACCCAACTTCACTATGAAGGAGGTGGTCGACGCGTTCCTTCAGGAGAACGAGTGGGCACTAGATTATTAG